From a region of the Mercurialis annua linkage group LG1-X, ddMerAnnu1.2, whole genome shotgun sequence genome:
- the LOC126665331 gene encoding uncharacterized protein LOC126665331: MTHAANRYKDVIHRMREKDGRHTSISQDIWDSWQAVWASEDEKKKSDVARANRMSEPAGAGSGPVRHTGGSRSAIRHMDVLAEELGRKPTATELYTRMHSTKADKGVMVDKRAQDMSDAIAQRLAAASQSPTGDGGSSSTTEVDETQLFLDIEGVNKKRRVYGLGSATSAYVDTTTSSRARTRSTQSQRTEEEIERRVQAGIQDGLRQITTEVEDLRAQQARTNERMAEIIQAEMAKMMQTLPPQYRPPSGPSDDDDTPTL; encoded by the exons ATGACGCATGCTGCCAACCGATACAAGGACGTTATTCACAGGATGAGAGAGAAGGACGGAAGACATACCTCGATCAGTCAAGATATCTGGGATTCCTGGCAGGCCGTCTGGGCGTCAGAGGACGAGAAGAAGAAGTCCGATGTAGCTCGCGCtaatcggatgagcgagcctGCTGGAGCCGGTTCCGGACCAGTACGCCATACAGGAGGATCCCGTTCCGCCATCCGACATATGGATGTGTTG gcTGAAGAGCTCGGCCGCAAGCCTACCGCAACAGAGCTGTATACTCGGATGCACTCCACGAAAGCTGATAAGGGTGTCATGGTAGACAAGAGGGCCCAAGACATGAGT GATGCAATTGCTCAGAGACTTGCTGCTGCATCGCAGTCGCCGACCGGAGATGGTGGTTCTTCTAGCACAACGGAAGTCGACGAGACCCAGCTATTTCTGGAtatcgagggcgtcaacaagaagcgGCGTGTCTACGGGTTGGGTTCAGCGACTAGTGCGTACGTGGATACGACGACGTCTAGTAGGGCGAGGACGAGGTCCACACAGTCACAGCGAACTGAGGAGGAGATCGAGCGGCGTGTGCAGGCAGGGATCCAGGATGGACTGCGCCAGATTACCACTGAGGTGGAGGATCTCCGTGCCCAGCAGGCGAGAACCAATGAGAGGATGGCCGAGATTATTCAGGCCGAGATGGCGAAGATGATGCAGACTCTTCCTCCGCAGTATCGCCCACCCTCAGGTCCTtcagacgatgacgacactccgactttgtag